In Dehalococcoidia bacterium, the genomic window ACATTCCTGCGCGCATATGCCGCAGCCCTTGCAGTGATCCAGGTCCATCCCGCTTACGACCCCGTCCTTGATCACGATCGAGCCGTCCGGGCAGTAGACCCAGCACACTTTACAGTTGTTGCATTTCTTGTCATCCCATACGGGACGGAACGACCGCCAGTCGCCCGTCTTGTAATGAATGGAGTTGCCTCCATCAGTTATCGTCCCGCCGGGCAGTATCTCATGCCAACCTTTTAAAGCCATTTCATTCACCCTTCACTTCATTATAGGCTCTTTCGAAGGCAACGACATTGGCCTTCACCAGCTTTTCACTGACCTTGCTTCCCATTTTCTTCTTGACACCATCCAATACCGCCTCCTTGCTCAACACTCCGCCCAGAGCGCTAAGGAGAGCGCCTACTAGCGGAGTATTTGGGATATTCCTCCCGATAGTGTCGATTGCTATACGCGTCGCGTCCACCGTGAACAGCTTGCCGCCGCTGAAATTGAGCTTCTTCTTCAGATCGGCAGCGGACATGCTGATATTTACGATGACCGTGCCTCCCGGTTTAAGCCCTTCCGTAAAATCAACGACCCCGATCAGTGTTGGATCTAATACTACCACTGCATCGGGGTTCGTTATCTGGCAATGCTGGCTGATCGGTGAACTGCTGATCCTGGTGTAAGCCCTGACCGGAGCTCCCATACGCTCGGGTCCGTAATCGGGGAAGGCCTGAAAGTACTTGCCCTCCTCAAGGGCGGCTTCGGCCAGGATTTCGCTTGCCGTCACTGCCCCCTGGCCTCCGCGGCCGTGCCAGCGTACTTCAAGTAGATCTTTCTTCATTTTTAACTCATACCTCTTCTTTTAAGCGCCCCTGGGGCGACTCGAACGCCCGCTCCCAGCTCCGGAGGCTGGTGCTCTATCCTCTGAGCTACAGGGGCTTATTCCATGCCAAACTACATTTCTTTTGCCCCGGTAATATATGCCAAGCAAACGCTCGAATCTTCCTTAAATCAAGGATTATCTAACTGCGCTCATATAAAGGATACTACAAAACAGGCCACGATGACAATAAGCGCTTACGTACAACATGCTGCGTACAACAAATTCACAACTTATGATTTGGATTTCTTCGAACGGAACGGTAATCCCACCCTTGCTACCTTGGCCAGTATATAGCCAAGGCCAAATAGAACTATTATCGGCGCCGCTACCAGCGTCTGATTTACCGGATCCATAGTAGGTGTAATGAAAGCACCGAGCACAAAAGCAAAGACTACCACCCACTTCCATTTTCTAAGAATCCAATCAGGGTTTATCACCCTTATCTTACTGAGAAAGAACATCAGCAGCGGTATCTCAAAGACAACTCCGATCCAGAAACATAGCTGGGTGACCACCGAAATGTAATCATTAACCGTCCACATGGGCTGAATTCCGCCGCCTACCCACTCAGGAAAATTGTAATACAGGAAAGTCAGCGCTGGAGGCAATAGCACAAAATAGCAGAACAGGACGCCGCATATAAAAAGAATGATTGTAGAAGGCAGCAAGGTATACAAATAAGCCTTTTCCTTCTTTTTTAGCGCGGGATTTATGAACATTACAATGTGATACAGTATATAAGGTCCGGCAATGGCTAAAGCGGAATACAAAACGATTTTAATGTAGGGGCTGATCAATCCCGTCACTTCGATGTAGTAAAGATCAACACCCTGAACAGGTTCCCTGAGTATGGGGATAATATAACGGGCGACAGGTAAAGCGAGGAGAACCCCTATAACTAACGCGATTACGCTTTTTGTCAGACGAATACGGAGTTCGTCAAGGTGAGCCAGCAGTGGTTGCTTGTTACTGTCCTGCATCTTCTATGCGATGTCCTGTCGCATCGCTAAGTCTTCTTGTTCGATCCTTCAGCCTGTTCCTGAGCTTTATTCCCGGGCTTCTTGTTGTCATCGATTTTAACGTTCAAATCTTTTTTGATGCTGCTCAGATCGGAATTGAAATCCGATGCTATTTTTCGCAACGGGTTCTCTATCTTCTTATCCTCTTCGATGCCGACTTCCTTGGTCAACTCTGAAGTCAGATCCTGTGAAGCCCTCTTGAGCCGGCGGTAGGCCCTGCCCGCTTTCGCTGCCATTGCCGGAAGATTCCTCGGCCCGACCAGTATCAAGCCGATTAAAAATATCAGCAGAATCTCCCAGAAGCTTATGCCAAAAAAACCATCCATACAACTATTCGCTTAACCCGTGACATAGGCAAGATGTGCTTTACAGAGGATACCTAAAAGCTAGCTTGATTTTGAATCGGATGCGTCCTTGCTTTCAACGTCTTTGGCAGTCTCTTTTTTAGCGTCCGATTTCCCCTCATCAACGTCCTCTCCCGCAGCCGATTTCTTAAAGTTGCGGATGCCTTTGCCCATCGCGCCCATAGCCTGCGGCAGCTTGCCCACGCCGAAGACTATCAATACGATAGCCAGGATGATCAATATCTCCGGCGCACCCCATGAACCAGCGAAAATTGCAAATGGTAACGTAATCATAGCCGCCATAAAATATTACCTCCTAAGGAGTTTCCTCTCCTTGACTGCTAGTATTTTCTGTATAAGTGCCAGATTTATAACCTCTCTCGCAGGCCTGCCTGTCCAGATCTAGAGTATTTATCCACTCCAGCGGCATCGCGACATCTTTGCTAACTTTCCTCAGATCGACGGCTTTTAAATATCTCTTGCACTTCTCACACACATAAACCCTGTAGCGCCCATCTAAATCTGCAAAGAAAGAAAGCTCCTTCTGTTCCGCATTACCGCAAAACGGGCACTCCATCCTCTGAAAAAGCCATTCCGCGTCGCACCGGGGGCAGCAAAGCCACCTCGCGCCGTTCTCCGGTTCTAGATAGGCGAAATTAGGCGTCCCTCCGCATACCGGACAATACCTCCGCCGCCACTTCTCCTGACTAATCTGTGGCAATAACTCCTCCGCCCACCTCGCCAAGAACGGCTTAATTGCGGAATGAATTGCCACGGTTAAGATATCTTCATCCATTCCATCGTGCGGAAAAGACTGTTTATTATACCACGATTCAATTGCCTGCCTCAACTGAAAGGCGCTCTCGGCATCTATTGACGAAGAATATTCTCCTATTATCTCAAGAGCACGTTTGAATAAGTCGTCGACCTTGTCCCAATCCAGGTGCAGCTCATCGAATTTAAGCGCTATAATGCCAAGACCCACCCTCTCATCGATTTCCTCTTGAGACGGGCGGGCCTCTTTTATCTCTATATCTGACCTTGCTTCGTACTGCAGGCGGGTCAGCTTAACATATAGTTCGATAGACTCGGGAAGAGAAGTTTTTCCCAGTTCCTCCAGCTTTTTAAGCACTTTCCCATAACTTCCACTACCCATTACGTTTGCACACTACAGTCTTACTTCCCTTTACCAGATTCCTTGTTATGTTTCATCAACTCATCATACCATTTCTTATGATGAGACTCGGCGTAGTGAGCGGGCACTGTACCGTCCACCATAGACCAGAATATACCCTTCATCTTTGGATGCAATACTGACAGGTACACATGGATAAAAGCGAAAGTAAACAGCGCGGCCATGCCTATTGAATGGAACGTGCTGGCCCACAGGAACACGCCGGGAGTTATGATCTCCTTGAAGAACCACATCAGCGCCCCTGTAATAACCATGACCGAACCGCATGCCAGAACCACCAGCCACCACAGCTTCTGTCCGGTGTTCATGTGCTCCTGAGGCGGCATTTTATCTTCTTTACCGAAGAAGTAATACGCGGGCGCCGCCATGGCCCACTTTATATCGGCGGTGCCCCACTTGAAAGCGAACTTAATCCCTTCTATGGAAGATTTCGGGTTGCGCAGGAAATAAACGGCGGCCCAGCCGCAAACGACCACTGCCGCTATTCTGTGAAACAGTCCGCTTATTCCTCCAACGGCGCCTCCACCGAACTGAGGCACAAAGAAGAACAAGCCGGTTATGAACAGGATAACCCACGTTACAGCGGTTACCCAGTGCAGCCACCTCTCCTGTTTGGTATACCTCTGCACAACCTTCTCTCCGGGAACAGGCCTGTGTCCGAAAAAACCCTCCAAAGCGGAGTGAGAACGCTCTTTGGATTTAGCACTGGAAGTCGCCATATTATTCCCCCTCGCTCTTAATCTTTATCTTCCGCTGGGCGATAATGTAGTTCAGCCCGAGACCGAGCACGGCTATGCCGGCCAGCCCCCAGCCGACCGGCTGCACAATATCTTTCCAGACCGTAGTAGCGATAGGCACCTTGGGATTCCCAGGTAGACCATAGACCTCAGGCGAGTCCTCAAGCACATACAACACATGCAGTCCGCCCAACTGAGTATCGCCGTAGATATTGGCTTTAGGGTTACCAGCCTTAAGCACGTTAACCCTGGCCTGAGCGGCGGCGAGTATATCCGAGCGTTCGCCGAAGGTAAGCGCGCCGGTGGGACAGCTTTTCACGCAAGCGGGTTTCTCTTCATTGGTCACACGATCCTGGCACAGGGTACACTTATTTGCATGCCTTATGCCGGTGACGGCGCCGCTGCTGGAACGGGGGACATCGAAAGGACAGGCCTCTACGCAGTAACCGCAGCCGCTGCACTTCGATTTATCGTACGCCACGAAACCCATCTCGTGATGATACAGTGCTTTTGTAGGACACACATCAACGCAGGCGGATTCGGTACAGTGCATACAGCTGCGTCT contains:
- a CDS encoding 4Fe-4S binding protein: MALKGWHEILPGGTITDGGNSIHYKTGDWRSFRPVWDDKKCNNCKVCWVYCPDGSIVIKDGVVSGMDLDHCKGCGICAQECPQKAIKMVEETKLREAVK
- a CDS encoding 2-oxoacid:acceptor oxidoreductase family protein, giving the protein MKKDLLEVRWHGRGGQGAVTASEILAEAALEEGKYFQAFPDYGPERMGAPVRAYTRISSSPISQHCQITNPDAVVVLDPTLIGVVDFTEGLKPGGTVIVNISMSAADLKKKLNFSGGKLFTVDATRIAIDTIGRNIPNTPLVGALLSALGGVLSKEAVLDGVKKKMGSKVSEKLVKANVVAFERAYNEVKGE
- the tatC gene encoding twin-arginine translocase subunit TatC; the encoded protein is MQDSNKQPLLAHLDELRIRLTKSVIALVIGVLLALPVARYIIPILREPVQGVDLYYIEVTGLISPYIKIVLYSALAIAGPYILYHIVMFINPALKKKEKAYLYTLLPSTIILFICGVLFCYFVLLPPALTFLYYNFPEWVGGGIQPMWTVNDYISVVTQLCFWIGVVFEIPLLMFFLSKIRVINPDWILRKWKWVVVFAFVLGAFITPTMDPVNQTLVAAPIIVLFGLGYILAKVARVGLPFRSKKSKS
- a CDS encoding twin-arginine translocase TatA/TatE family subunit; its protein translation is MDGFFGISFWEILLIFLIGLILVGPRNLPAMAAKAGRAYRRLKRASQDLTSELTKEVGIEEDKKIENPLRKIASDFNSDLSSIKKDLNVKIDDNKKPGNKAQEQAEGSNKKT
- the tatA gene encoding twin-arginine translocase TatA/TatE family subunit, with protein sequence MITLPFAIFAGSWGAPEILIILAIVLIVFGVGKLPQAMGAMGKGIRNFKKSAAGEDVDEGKSDAKKETAKDVESKDASDSKSS
- a CDS encoding formate dehydrogenase accessory protein FdhE is translated as MLKKLEELGKTSLPESIELYVKLTRLQYEARSDIEIKEARPSQEEIDERVGLGIIALKFDELHLDWDKVDDLFKRALEIIGEYSSSIDAESAFQLRQAIESWYNKQSFPHDGMDEDILTVAIHSAIKPFLARWAEELLPQISQEKWRRRYCPVCGGTPNFAYLEPENGARWLCCPRCDAEWLFQRMECPFCGNAEQKELSFFADLDGRYRVYVCEKCKRYLKAVDLRKVSKDVAMPLEWINTLDLDRQACERGYKSGTYTENTSSQGEETP
- a CDS encoding cytochrome b/b6 domain-containing protein, with product MATSSAKSKERSHSALEGFFGHRPVPGEKVVQRYTKQERWLHWVTAVTWVILFITGLFFFVPQFGGGAVGGISGLFHRIAAVVVCGWAAVYFLRNPKSSIEGIKFAFKWGTADIKWAMAAPAYYFFGKEDKMPPQEHMNTGQKLWWLVVLACGSVMVITGALMWFFKEIITPGVFLWASTFHSIGMAALFTFAFIHVYLSVLHPKMKGIFWSMVDGTVPAHYAESHHKKWYDELMKHNKESGKGK
- a CDS encoding 4Fe-4S dicluster domain-containing protein, with protein sequence MSELAILYDASKCTACRGCQVACKQWNDLSGDVTTNRGTYENPPDLSANTWLKIKFIEQGTYPDIRWLFGRRSCMHCTESACVDVCPTKALYHHEMGFVAYDKSKCSGCGYCVEACPFDVPRSSSGAVTGIRHANKCTLCQDRVTNEEKPACVKSCPTGALTFGERSDILAAAQARVNVLKAGNPKANIYGDTQLGGLHVLYVLEDSPEVYGLPGNPKVPIATTVWKDIVQPVGWGLAGIAVLGLGLNYIIAQRKIKIKSEGE